Below is a genomic region from Ascaphus truei isolate aAscTru1 chromosome 8, aAscTru1.hap1, whole genome shotgun sequence.
TGTCCCCGCCTCCCTCGTTACCACCACAGGAGGTCCACCAAAGAGCCAAACGGGCAAGGTCCACACAACCAGCTGACACATTAGAAACCCCAAGATGCTGCCTTTTCTACAACCCTTCACCCAACAGATAACCATCACTGGATAAATCAAACAGAGCCAAATATATAAGGGGGGGGGGCTTCTTCCACGCGGTTGTCTGGACAGAGAAGCCGGAACAAGGTAAGGGATACAATATATAAGCAGACAACCCAACACCTCATATCCTTTCTAACTTCATCCAATCCCCATTAACCCCTAACACACCTTTTTATAGGGGACCCGAGGCATGTAGTCATTCTGCCACGGTACTTAATCAGCTTGGGGTTCCTCctgccttaaatgctctaacctATGGGTGCTCAACTtgagtcctcaagcccccccaacaggtcaggttttcatgaaatcctagcttcagcacaggtggttcaatcagaggctcagtctttgacctgtgctgaagcaggaaccaattgagccacctgtgctgaagctgaatatcctgaaaacctcacctgtttggTGGGGCtagagcacccctgctctaaacctgCAATATGCTGGTTCTTCTACTTCTCGGGCTCTACTTGCTACCGTCTCTGGATTAAATAACGTTAAGAGAAACCCAAGCAGTAGGCAGACCAATGGGATAGAGATAAACTATTCACATGTTATTTTCATGGCAGATCATAAAACAGGGTTTCTCACCCACAGCTCCTAAGAAGGGGAAATGCTCACATGAGCATTTCCCGCTGTGCTCTCGAAGCCATTTATTCCAGAGTGGGGCCAAAAATTATCcagtttttgtgtatattccagTATCAACACGTATTATTCAAATACAAGGGCACGTCTTCAGGCAAGACTTTTAGGAGCCATTCCACCAATGCTGGCCCAACCTCTCCCACTACATATAATGCTCGTCCTCCTTCTTCcttcactctcccactctcatGAATCGACGTATTCAATGATTTTTACTAACGCCCACTACactgcttagattgtaagctctgcagggcagggccTTCTTCTGCAAACTGTTTGCTTTCATGTCTAGGTTTGCCAGGTGTCCAGCATTGAACCGGACTGTTCTGTATTTGGAcattctgtccagtaaaaaatgagaggtaatactggacatgtgtgtgtccggtattacctctctggacatagtgacctgaccgtctGGGGGGGCTGCAGGacttccctgagcagggagagagcagggctgttgctaggtggctgggcagcttcctccatcctggttggctgctgcagggtaatgcagccaatcaggaggtgtgaggagcctgagggtggggccaaggagaggaggaaacagcatggagcagagagaggtgtgtgtgtcttgagcatgtGTGTCtcaagtgtgtgtgtttctctcgagtatgtgtgtgtctcaagcgCGTCGCACTTTTCACCatcgtgtccagtatttttggagaagcctccTGGCAACCCCATACATGTCTGTAGCAATTACTCTAGTGTTGAGACTGTGTTTGTACAGTATAACCAGGCTTGTCTGCCATTTTGCAAAACTCTGAGCACTGCGTCagtactgtataaaaaataaagaataatatTCAGCATATTTAGAATCATTTGGGTCAGAGGTTAATGGGCCAGTAATTGGAAGAGGGATCCCGGACGTGCGGGGGtgcttttatattttgtataattGGCGCTTTCCgtattcttatctatttttatttGACAAAATAATGTATAGAACAGAGACTCCCCCCTTTAAACCAGCAATCCAGCCAGATTAACCTATTTTGTTTACGACATTAGAGGGAAGAGTccacctgagctgaaccgcgttattTTTTGCGCTGGGGGTTCCCGAGACACTTGGCTACCAGTGTTCTCCCTACTGAATATTTGAACGGCCATCCAGTAGGAATACTTCTTTTGTCCCGCAGGACCTGTAAAGTTTTGCGGCTATATTGGATTCCCGAATGGGGATTAGAACACCTGTAACTGCACCGGTAACTTTTTGGTATCTCCCAGAGCTAAAACTAATGTAGTTCAACCAGTCGTGACCCCCGGTTCCAAtgctacaaaaaataataatagatacattaacacatatatacattacaatatatatatatatatatatatatatatatatatatatatatatatatatatacatatatatatatatatatcacctatGCTGATATATATAAACTAGGCAGTATTGCTACTTTAAAATCAGATCACTTACTTTTTACATACTAACCATTATTGGGACGTTCTTATTCAACACATTTTTGTAACATGTGACTCATTCGTTCACCAGTTATCACTCATCTGCTGAGCTCACAATCCTCCTAATTTAACCCCAGACTCCTCGAATAGTGACCTTCTCTCCCTAAcatctgactccccccccccccaagctttcTTTGCCCTTTGCACCCTCCGTTTTTGTCTTCCTCattttcttcccccccaccccatcactgcATCTCCTTTTGTGGCGCACAGGAGTTCAGACTCGGAGGAAGCCTTCGAGACCCCGGAATCCACCACTCCAGTGAAATCTGCACCTCCGGTCCCCGTCCCGCTCCTACCAGAAGTCCAAGAGCAGGAgccgcaggagcagcagcagcagcagccgccgccGCCGCAGGAGCAGGTAGAGCCGAAGCCGCAGGAGCCGCAGTCGAATCAGGAAGGGGAGGAGATTCCCCAACCTCTACTACTATCTGAGGACATAGGTAATCCAATGTGAGGGGTAACTTCCATCCCAGAGACCACGTGCATCTTTTGTACCCGCTGCGCACCATCGTCTTAAAGACTAGTGACTTGTAATGAGCTGATTAATGTGAACTGAACTCAAACCAAACTTCTTCATCCTCCGAGCAATTTCCACAGGATCTGGGCTTGTACGGGCTTGTGGGTAGTGCAGGGGCATCAAAACACATTAGGAGTGTGGTTGCCATCCAATAATATTCCTCTTTTGCAGTTTAATTAAAAAAGTCGAGGTAAtgagccatgtttactaagcagtgctgccagcatggcttagtaaatatggtactTTAGGGCCCATTTTAGTGAATAGACTTGATGGTGTCGTCTGGTACGACAGGGATCCTATTGAGTAGCAGTTCCTAATAAGTATGGCCCTATATATTTTGTTGTCAAACAAGCTTTTTAAACATTGTGCCAAGCGGTGTAGATACTATTTAAAAAGACGTGGCCTATATTTATGTTTAGGAGCAGAAAAGTAAGTAACCCAtttataataaattatattttctaTAAAAAAAGATGTGACGGTTTAGGTCGATCAATAGAAAACAATCATGGCGCTATTTTTCAGATGGCGCCCAAGTCCTGCTAATGATTGAGGCTTTCTATAAATGGAGGACGGGGGCAGTCGTCAAAGTGTAATGACATTAACACATTCATTTTCACACCCATAGTACCACTTTTCTATTTGCACACTTGGGAGGTTATCAGTTAAACTGCGCTAGTGCGAGTTGGGGACCTATCGCACGagaactcccattgacttcattgGGCGATTCCGTATAATAATGACCGTTATCTTTATCGCAGTTTCATGAATTACCCCGTTACAGCCTTATGGAAATGAAAGGGGGATGCTCTCTCCATTTCAGTTTTATAGCATACACATTTTCAGTCACTTTGAACATGGAACGGGGGATAAACACGCATATATCACCCTATATACAGGGCTgaccaactccggtcctcaagggccaccgacaggtcagattttcaggatatccatcgttgattgagccacctatgctgaagaagggatatcctgaaaacctaacgtgtggatggtggcccttgaggactggagttggccactcctgctttatAGGTTTGGAGTCCAGCTTGGacaatgtgtgaactgctgatgTTTGTCGCTGAATGCACTAACGAGTCTCCCATCCGCCCTTCCTTCTCATTCCTTCTCAGTAGTTTTTGATGAGGACAAGCCCATAGCCAGCAGTGGCACTTACAACTTGGACTTTGCTAGCGTCGAGCCAGTGGATCCTTTATCCAGCTCCTCCGAGGTCCCGGCCAGAATACGCCGCAAATCTACGGACTCAGTGCCCGTGAGCCGCACCACCCTCTCACGCTCCCTTAGTTTGCAGGCCGCGGACTTCCAGGGAGAGGACCTGATTGGGAGTCACGGGGGATCCGATAGTGCCTGCAGCACCCTCCGCAGAGCAAAGAAGCCCCGTCCTGCGTCGCTGAAGAAGAAGCCGACGGGTGCAAAAAAGCAGTCAGAAGCTCCCGGGACCAAGGATACACAGCAGGCAGTGACAGGAGAGTCACAGGAAGTAGAGGTGGATAGGGGCTTGCAGGCATACCCAGGGGACAGCCTTGCCCTGCCCCAAATAGAAACAGAATTACCTTTAGTGGAGGCACAGCAAATCTCAACCTTCTCACCCATTGAGGTTTCCTCCGTGGATCCCCAAGAGGTGAGTGTTGGGGGCATTTCCCTCAGTGACCCGCCTGTGCCTTGCCCTCCACAAGCCACTGAGAAGGAGTTGCTATCGTTACTCGCTCGCCAGGGGCCAGAGGTAACCCCCTCTGACACGGGAGGAACAGAGAACCCAGGCGTGATTGGTCAGGCAGTAAGGCTGGAGTTCGACTATTCAGAAGAGGCACATGAGGGGCATCCTCACCCCAGGAAGGGCAAGAAACCCTCTGGCAAAATGCCCCTGAGGAAACCCAAGGCCAAGAAGGCTGTAGAGAAGCCAGAACCTCCTGGATCTCCTAGCCCCATTCCTGCTGAATCTGCTGACATTCCCATCAGCAAAGGCTCCTACACTTATAACATGGATATGTGGGATGATCCTAACTTTAACCCCTTTTCCTCCAGTGGAAGGATGCCAGAGTCATCCTCAGCCAACCAGGAGCCCCCAGAACTATTTAAACCAGTCTCCCACAGAGCAGAGTCCCCTGCAAAATCACCAGCTTCCTTTGAGATACCGACAAGTGGTTCCGAGCAGAACAGCGGAGAGGGGAATAAGCCAACTAAAAAGAAGAAGACGCCATTGAAAACGTAAGTCATATGTCTGTCCCACACCAGTCACATTACACACAAGAAACAGACATTTGAGACAGATAAGCCCTTTGGCCTAGAGAGTCTGCCCTGCCTGCTGGAGTGGAACTTTATGACATTGAGACACTGTGACATAGTGACACAAAGGATTGAAGGGACCAATGATCCCATCCACTACATATTGATGGACCTGGTTCTTATCAGTTCTGTTTTTTTGACCACAGAGTGACATTGTGATAAAGAGGATCTTTGCCATTTGGAGTTAACACCCCATATAGCGGCACAGTAACATAGACTAGTGAGAGACATGTTCTTCACCCTTGGATACTAACTAGTGACACAAAGCCAAATGGGACCTAAGTATTTTAAAGTCCATCCCTCTCACGAAAGGGTGACAGAAACAGGGTGTCTGCAGAAAACAAGCTGTCTGTAGCTAACTAAGCAGTGTaagacagtgtttttcaaccagggttcccccaggcatccctaaagtgTTCCTTgctattttcaggtcatttgaaaattgtaccaaatacagaagaatttacaatgcatctgatctcagacgcactattagaaagggttggggttccttacaatgcatctgatctcagactcgctattagagagggttggggttccttacaatgcatctgatctcagacacgctattagagagggttggggttccttacaatgcatctgatctcagacgcactataaATAAaggattccttaaccaaaagaaAGGTTACAAAATGCTGGTGTAGGGCTACATAGCACAATGTTTGCTTTAGCTTGTTGACCAGTGTTGTGCAGACTACATTGGAAGTGATGGGGTTAAAACATAGTAAGATGTATATGTGGGTGCAGCACTGTGGTGGCGGCACAGGTtgtgtcacagtgtgtatgtacacagccctctgtctgtctgtctctttgtctctgtgtCTATAGGATGGTAGAAGATGTCGTATCTGTCTGTTCTCTCTTGTAAGTAACCTTCACCTTAATCATTCTATCTGTGCACTCTCATTGTATCACCTCTATATCCTGTGACCTTCCCTCTCCCAGCACGGGCTGTTTGTCTGTCATCTTCCAGGCATGTCCGTCTCCTTCTGTCCTCTCTACCACTTCTGTGCACCTTGACCTGCAGCGTGATAGTGACGAGTCTTACGTTGTCAGTGCAGTTACACTCATGGGTGTGGGTTGGGTGGCACTTTAAAAGCATTTGCACAGAACTGTGCGGTGGGGGCAtggagacacagacatagaattGAAGTCTTACACACCTGTTTTAATGATCATTATTAGAAATGAGAGCTGTGATATTAACTGATCAGAATGCTCCAATTCCCTGTGATCAGACAGCACGTGTCTCATGCACAGATCTCAAAATATATACATCCCAAAGCAGAAAATGGAACATTCCGATTGGCAAAGACAGTTATGGTGGATACTCTGATCTTGTTACCTCTcttacacaaatacacaaatctTTAGAATGTTCCACTAACCAGCGAGAGAATTTTCCATGAATTTCCCGTGCATTTTTTCTTCCAaatttttacattaaaaacataatTGTTTAACACATTAATAGTAGAATGACTGACCCTGATTTGTAACACGTTAGTTGAATGAGCGGCACACACATTTTCATATGGTAAGTTAGGTTTCCCAGTTGTTTGCTGACTTGAGAAATCATTGGCCCTTTATCAGTGTGCATCCCTGTTaacattatttaatttttatatagcgccaactcAGCTTTATTATACAATTTACTACACAAGGATTCCATGTATTGTGCTATGGGTGAGCCAGACACAGGAATAAACATACAGGAATGGGATCTTCTTTTCTGTCGTGTGTTTGACCCATGTCATATTACATTACGTTTTGGCACCGGTGTAACCCTGTGACCTGTGGGCTTTATAAACAGGACATGCCCTTGTTTCTCAGGGTTTTTGGGGACAAATCTCAACATTTTCTTAATTTGGCGCATCTTTTGTTGCAGTGACACTTTTAGGGTGAAGAAGTCCCCAAAGCGATCCCCTGTCAATGAAAACGGCTCTGAGGTGTGTAAAGTGACGtctgtgtgtaatatacacaaTATGTATACTTTGGTCTATTTATTGATATACATAATATGCATACTActaatctgattttaatatactGCGTATTTATACCTTTGATCTGTATGATGACACACACAGTGGGGGAGATGTGTCAAGGTAATTTTACAGTCAAATTGATGCAACTATTTTTATCTAGTGTCTCTTTGCGTCAATGTATCAGGGTACTGTCCTGTGCACGGTCATCATGTGATCTTGTCACTGTCACTGAAGGAGTAAGGGAGGACATTACTTAATGAACATTTTCTGTTAGAACGTATGAACTGTTGTGACTGTATTATTTTGTGACCTTAACTGTCTGGAatgaaaaaaaacataattaacaaACTTACATTTGACTCAAAACATACTTTTATTTGCATTGATGTATCTACTCCCAGCGTGATCGTGTCAAACTCCGTCTTCTCAATAGTTTCTGAGTCGTGTATCAGGGTTTGTTTTCAACTCACATTGCGTGAAACGCTGACCCTTCTGTCAGAATAGAATGGGAAGGGCCAGCGAGTAAAGCCGAGAAGGGATATATATTCACTATATGTGTGTCAgccctatatatttatatatgtcactccctctggatcaatataactaTCAATATAGGATGAATATCTCACCCAATTCTAATTTTATCaaaggttgaatttgatggacatatGTGTTTTTTCAACCTAAACTACTATGTTACAATGTTACTGTATGTTTCAGTGTGTGCTTGGCATCACTATATAATACTAACAGATCATGGGTATTACACAAATGTCCATTCCAGGAGCTCATGTGCCTCTCCACGCCGGACACCCCACCGGTGATCACCTCTGAGGACCACGCTACAGACGAGGAGAAGCTGGCCTCCTCAGTGAGCAGTCAGAAATGGACCTGCATGGCCGTGGACCTGGAACCAGAGAAGCATGACTACCCTCAGCCCTCCGACCTCACCAGCTTTGTTATTGAGGACCAGTTCCATAGCTCCACAGATGGTGAGGGAGACACAATGATTTGGGGGATCACCTGAGCTCACCTTTGCACGCAGGGGATCACCAGAGTTCTGTAGCAGGAAAAGGGGGAACATTGCTAGTCCTCACAATTCTTTATTAGTAAGCAGCTGCAGAGCACGACAGCTCTCGTACAGTaaagggataatggggaaaaaTGTCTGAAACTCTTTAAGAGTGCAGGGGTTAATATTTAGCAGCAGTGGGTGGCTAGATAGAGCTGTCCTGTGCGTGTGtctggcagtgaagtggttaattGAGTTCTGGTCGTGCAGCAGGGAGAGTATCATGACACATGCAAAGCAGTGTGTATTACTATGTAAGGCAAAGAGCATATACATGTACACCGTGTTCACGAAAAAAGGGGCTCCcttttgtttttcatcatatcttCTACATTTCTCGTTCAAaccccatgaaaatgtgcacaattgtaggtctgttatgtagattaacactatacaagaagcacaatgtagacaatgaactaaattgatgtcactgtattatgccAACAAGTACCAGATACGCTGAGGGAGGTTTATGTTCAATGAGAAATAGGATTTTTTCCTTTGTAgatcgtaaatgtgttaaactggtATAATcgaatctgaaacactaagattactacTGTATAAAGTATGGTTCAAGtatgtgttcaaaatgtccttctTCTGCTTGAACGCGCGCCTGAAGACGAGAACCCCgctgtctgattgcataatcgaTTACGcattgatccagctgctcccactcctgaatGATACCAATTCATTTTTCAGTCCACCTAGTGACCATCCTTTACTAGAAAACCTTTTCTGTCAGCAATCGGGACCATCATTCTTCCTCTGTTTTGTAActgtgcacttgatgaggtcatcacgccaTCACCAATTTGAAAGAATGTTTATTACATCATCagataattcttaaatgtaatactCTGCTGTGACCTAGAATTGCTCAAATTGTCCTGAACattttttctgcaagatatgacaAAAAAATCAAAGGGGTGCCTTTTTTTCAGAacagtgtacacacacagtgtacacacacagtgtaaacACACACATAGTGTACACACACAGTTTACATACAcagtgcacacatacacacatacacacacacacacatagtgtatGCGATCTTAGACGAAAGGGAGAGAGACCATGTATGAACACacaagggggatggggaggggttaTGTGTGTGTAGTGGGAGAGGGAAGCTTTGTCTGGGTATGGGCAGTACATGTAACATACATGGGGAGCCAATAGTTTACTTGAATCACCCTTGCATTGTTCTTCTCTTTTCCAGATATAGAATATGGGAACACGTACAGTATGGAATACATGGAGAAAACCGGAACCTGCTCTCCGGTAAGTCCAGCCTGGCTGGGGCAGGACACACAGGAGAGAGTCATTAACTTAGCTAAAGAGATGGAGAATCTGATTATTATAAGGGGGGAACAAAGGTGCAATGTGTGTAAACCTATAATATAGAAATATAGCAGCTGGTGTTCTCACATTTTCTTTACTGTATCAATGAATAGTAAATGTTTCTTCCgatagaaaacaaaacaaaaggggCACACGCTAAACTTAAAGAAGGGACTTTTAACCTGGATGTTTTCCTACACCaagagtgggcaactccagtcctcaagggccaccatcaggtcaggttttcaggatatccctgcttcagcccaggtggctcaattagtggctcagtctttgactgagccaccgattgagccacttgtgctgaagcaacgactgattgagccacctgtgctgaagcagagatatcctgaaaaccagacctgttgatggcccttgagggctggagttggccacccctggtctatactGTACACCtgttttttcacatttttatagACAAATTATTTCCTGCAGGACTCTGATGAAGGTCTCACATTGTGGCGTTGAGTGTGCCTCAGCTTGTGTGTCATGATTGTTTTGTAATAAACCTGTTAGTGTGTAAAAGGGATTACACAAagggtgtgtgctgtgtgacAGCAGAGTGCCTGACACAGAGCTTAGCTCACTCTGCTCTTAAAAACCCTCCATGTTTCCTGTCCCAGCTGCGTGACCTGCCCCAGACACAGTCCCTGTACCTCATGTTCGAGGCGTCCCAGGAAAGCCCAGGGAAATCACCAGCTAAATTCTCTGAGACCAGCACTCCTGGAACAGGGTGAGTAGGATGAGCAGTGATCAAAGTGAGGCGGGATGAAGGACCCCTATTAGTTTTCTTACaaatgaacaaaaaaaaagttgtgtaGCATGACATTAGCATGTACCTTGACCTactacatgtctgtatgtatgtgtgaagcTGCAAGGCTGGGATCGCTGGGGATAGTTTATTCTTTGCATCTTATGTCTGCTATCCCCCTGCAGTTCTAGCTTTGacactatggagcctgcgctcTTCTCCGGACAGCTCCCCTTCCCGAGGTCTCCCCCCATCATGCAGGACACAATCCGCCAGCCCCTGGAGCGGCCTCGCCAGAGGGAGGAGGACCCAGGGGGGATGGGAAGCGGGAAAATGGAGCTGGTGAGTGTcctgtgtgtatattatgtgtatgtgtgtatatgtgtttatcctgtggttatgttgtgtatgtgtgtatcctgtgtatgttatgtgtatgtgtgtatcctgtgtgtatgttatgtgtgtgtgtgtatgttatgtgtatgtgtgtatgttgtgtacagtatgtgtgtatcctgtgtgtatgttatgtgtatgtgtgtatcctctgtgtatgttatgtgtgtgtatcctgtgtatgttatgtgtatgtgtgtatcctgtgtgtatgttatatgtatgtgtgtatcctgtgtgtatgttatgtgtatgtgtgtatcctgtgtgtatgttatgtgtatgtgtgtatcctgtgtgtatgttatgtgtatgtgtgtatcctctgtgtatgttatgtgtatgtgtgtatcctgtgtatgttatgtgtatgtgtgtatcctgtgtgtatgttatgtgtatgtgtgtatcctgtgtgaatgttatgtgtatgtgtgtatcctgTGTATGTTATGAGGCAGTGGGTTATTTTTCACATTTTCATGCTTTTGATTCAGAAAGGAAAATAATTCCGATTTCAGAGATTGTTACATCCCGTTTCATACATGGAAATATACACACAAACCAATTTGCAATCACTGTACATACCATATATTAGAGTCAATGTTTTGTAACCTTTATTTTGGTCAGGtaaccatataataataataataatgtgaaattctaaggaaccccaaccctctctaatacgtgtctgagatcagatgcattgtaaggaatcctaaccctctctaatagcgcgtctgagatcagatgcattgttaagaaccccaaccccctctaatagcgcgcctgagatcagatgcattgtaaggaaccccaaccctctctaatagcgtgtgtgagatcagatgcattgtaaattcttctatttggggtacaattttcaaatgacctgaagatTGCAGGGATCTTTTTAGGAATGCACACTGAAACCCTGATTTAAAAAGACTGTTCTAAATTGTGAAGCATTCAGATCCAGGGATTACCTTCTGATGGTCTGGTAGCACTGAAAGGGCCAACTTATAACATAGACACACAGGCCCAGATAAACAAAGGGGGCGAGCGTGTGCTAaagcttttgtggatctgggccatagaGTCGCGTTCTATAAAGTGCAATATCACCGATGCGGCACTTGTATTTCTTTTACTTTGATACGACTTTCAATGGGACTTTCCGGTCATCAGCATCGGGTCT
It encodes:
- the TACC2 gene encoding transforming acidic coiled-coil-containing protein 2 isoform X8; the protein is MGGTESALQQGQATSLGTETSENMSSDSEEAFETPESTTPVKSAPPVPVPLLPEVQEQEPQEQQQQQPPPPQEQVEPKPQEPQSNQEGEEIPQPLLLSEDIVVFDEDKPIASSGTYNLDFASVEPVDPLSSSSEVPARIRRKSTDSVPVSRTTLSRSLSLQAADFQGEDLIGSHGGSDSACSTLRRAKKPRPASLKKKPTGAKKQSEAPGTKDTQQAVTGESQEVEVDRGLQAYPGDSLALPQIETELPLVEAQQISTFSPIEVSSVDPQEVSVGGISLSDPPVPCPPQATEKELLSLLARQGPEVTPSDTGGTENPGVIGQAVRLEFDYSEEAHEGHPHPRKGKKPSGKMPLRKPKAKKAVEKPEPPGSPSPIPAESADIPISKGSYTYNMDMWDDPNFNPFSSSGRMPESSSANQEPPELFKPVSHRAESPAKSPASFEIPTSGSEQNSGEGNKPTKKKKTPLKTDTFRVKKSPKRSPVNENGSEELMCLSTPDTPPVITSEDHATDEEKLASSVSSQKWTCMAVDLEPEKHDYPQPSDLTSFVIEDQFHSSTDDIEYGNTYSMEYMEKTGTCSPLRDLPQTQSLYLMFEASQESPGKSPAKFSETSTPGTGSSFDTMEPALFSGQLPFPRSPPIMQDTIRQPLERPRQREEDPGGMGSGKMELGSPEDVYIAAETLLSRISHQAALCDQLNYLEPDLAEKNPQAFAQKLQEELEFAAMRIEALTLARHISQTSQCSLHTERDTLDAMSHSALYSRAVAMETASGGILLPYQQPDIDTALQLAREEITAKEREVTQWKEKYEGSRCEVVEMRKIVAEYEKTIAQMIEDEQREKSLSHHMVQQLILEKEQALSDLNSVEKSLADLFRRYEKMKEVLEGFRKNEEVLKKCAQEYLARVKKEEQRYHALKIHAEEKLDRANADIAQVRSRSQQEQAAYQASLRKEQLRVDALERTLEQKNKEIEELTKICDELISKMGKS
- the TACC2 gene encoding transforming acidic coiled-coil-containing protein 2 isoform X9, which codes for MGGTESALQQGQATSLGTETSENMSSDSEEAFETPESTTPVKSAPPVPVPLLPEVQEQEPQEQQQQQPPPPQEQVEPKPQEPQSNQEGEEIPQPLLLSEDIVVFDEDKPIASSGTYNLDFASVEPVDPLSSSSEVPARIRRKSTDSVPVSRTTLSRSLSLQAADFQGEDLIGSHGGSDSACSTLRRAKKPRPASLKKKPTGAKKQSEAPGTKDTQQAVTGESQEVEVDRGLQAYPGDSLALPQIETELPLVEAQQISTFSPIEVSSVDPQEVSVGGISLSDPPVPCPPQATEKELLSLLARQGPEVTPSDTGGTENPGVIGQAVRLEFDYSEEAHEGHPHPRKGKKPSGKMPLRKPKAKKAVEKPEPPGSPSPIPAESADIPISKGSYTYNMDMWDDPNFNPFSSSGRMPESSSANQEPPELFKPVSHRAESPAKSPASFEIPTSGSEQNSGEGNKPTKKKKTPLKTDTFRVKKSPKRSPVNENGSEELMCLSTPDTPPVITSEDHATDEEKLASSVSSQKWTCMAVDLEPEKHDYPQPSDLTSFVIEDQFHSSTDDIEYGNTYSMEYMEKTGTCSPLRDLPQTQSLYLMFEASQESPGKSPAKFSETSTPGTGSSFDTMEPALFSGQLPFPRSPPIMQDTIRQPLERPRQREEDPGGMGSGKMELGSPEDVYIAAETLLSRISHQAALCDQLNYLEPDLAEKNPQAFAQKLQRDTLDAMSHSALYSRAVAMETASGGILLPYQQPDIDTALQLAREEITAKEREVTQWKEKYEGSRCEVVEMRKIVAEYEKTIAQMIEDEQREKSLSHHMVQQLILEKEQALSDLNSVEKSLADLFRRYEKMKEVLEGFRKNEEVLKKCAQEYLARVKKEEQRYHALKIHAEEKLDRANADIAQVRSRSQQEQAAYQASLRKEQLRVDALERTLEQKNKEIEELTKICDELISKMGKS
- the TACC2 gene encoding transforming acidic coiled-coil-containing protein 2 isoform X7; this encodes MGNDNSTQSEAQQKVTADTSSISLQLPAEGPQQEPIPVLVPQYDTDIKGTEQNREGGGDRVGETHSVSSLYPENPTVSAAEPSGDVSLQRGWEEGQLLPALPLADLYIADLEYKESGSSPNSGTIRSSDSEEAFETPESTTPVKSAPPVPVPLLPEVQEQEPQEQQQQQPPPPQEQVEPKPQEPQSNQEGEEIPQPLLLSEDIVVFDEDKPIASSGTYNLDFASVEPVDPLSSSSEVPARIRRKSTDSVPVSRTTLSRSLSLQAADFQGEDLIGSHGGSDSACSTLRRAKKPRPASLKKKPTGAKKQSEAPGTKDTQQAVTGESQEVEVDRGLQAYPGDSLALPQIETELPLVEAQQISTFSPIEVSSVDPQEVSVGGISLSDPPVPCPPQATEKELLSLLARQGPEVTPSDTGGTENPGVIGQAVRLEFDYSEEAHEGHPHPRKGKKPSGKMPLRKPKAKKAVEKPEPPGSPSPIPAESADIPISKGSYTYNMDMWDDPNFNPFSSSGRMPESSSANQEPPELFKPVSHRAESPAKSPASFEIPTSGSEQNSGEGNKPTKKKKTPLKTDTFRVKKSPKRSPVNENGSEELMCLSTPDTPPVITSEDHATDEEKLASSVSSQKWTCMAVDLEPEKHDYPQPSDLTSFVIEDQFHSSTDDIEYGNTYSMEYMEKTGTCSPLRDLPQTQSLYLMFEASQESPGKSPAKFSETSTPGTGSSFDTMEPALFSGQLPFPRSPPIMQDTIRQPLERPRQREEDPGGMGSGKMELGSPEDVYIAAETLLSRISHQAALCDQLNYLEPDLAEKNPQAFAQKLQEELEFAAMRIEALTLARHISQTSQCSLHTERDTLDAMSHSALYSRAVAMETASGGILLPYQQPDIDTALQLAREEITAKEREVTQWKEKYEGSRCEVVEMRKIVAEYEKTIAQMIEDEQREKSLSHHMVQQLILEKEQALSDLNSVEKSLADLFRRYEKMKEVLEGFRKNEEVLKKCAQEYLARVKKEEQRYHALKIHAEEKLDRANADIAQVRSRSQQEQAAYQASLRKEQLRVDALERTLEQKNKEIEELTKICDELISKMGKS